The genomic interval ACCAATACAGCTAGTCATATCTAGTTTAAAACCTTTTTTTCCCATAATTATCACTCCTTGATTTATAAAACAATTCTTTGTGGTTTTTTAACATCATTTATAAGCTGGTCATTGAATTTACTTATATTTACAATACAACTATTGTAGCCTGACACCCCTTGCCCTGTTGCAAATTGACCAGATAGCGTATTATCCGCCCCACCCTTATCTATACCTGTTTTAGGATCAACATCACTCCATGCACCATGTGGCAATGCAACAACTCCTGGCATTAAACACTCTGTAACTAATGCATTTCTCAATACTTTTCCATATTCATTTTCTACCAAAACAGTATCACCATCTTGTAAATTTTTTATCTTTGCATCATATGCATTGATAAAAATTGGATTTTTCCATGCTTCTTGAAGCCATTTGATATTATCAAAAACAGAATGTGATCTTCTCAAATAATGTGGGGTTATTAATTGAAATGGATATTTACCTTTTTTCTTTTTTTGCCAATTCTCAAAGGTATCTACATAACCATCTTTAACATTGATGTATGTAGGTATTGCCTTAATTGTTGAGAATCCCATTCGATTAACTTTTTGAGCTAGTGTTGGAGAACAAATTTCTAACTTACCAGTTTGTGTTGTTAATGGATATGCATCAGGATTTTTTCTAAACTTTTCATAGGCAATATAACCAAAATTATCACCTTGGAAACGTTCAACTTGATATACACCATTTTCTTTGAATTTTTTATAAGAAATTTTTCCTTTTTGCGTTTTACCGATAACACCTAATTCTTTAATATCTTCCTCTGTAATAGTTACAAGAGGTGAATATGTTTTCCCATCATCATTAACAACTTGAATAGTTGTTAATTCATTAAAATATTGTTGTTTTTCATCAAAAGGATAAACATCTTTTTCACTAATTCCAAGTTTCTTTGCAAGTTCTTTTGCAATCCATTGCTCAGATTTAGCTTCATAGAGAGGATTTGTAACTTGTGAATAGTGAATAATCATTTCTCTATTACCACTATGAATCAAATTACCACCTAAAAAACCTCCAAATTGTTCCCATGGTGTAATAATTGGTAAAACAATATCAGCATATTTTGCATTTGTTGTCAAAAATTGACCATGAGCAACAACTAAATCTACTTTTTTGTGGGCTTCTATTCCTCGTGCCATACCATCATTGGTTTGTAATAATGCACTCGCTGCATGATAGATAACTTTAATATTAATATTTCTTAATTCACCTTTACTATATTGCGTCGGTGAAGCGAAGGAGCCTTGACCGGTAAAAGTATATTTTCCATCAAGAATAGCATTCCATAACTCATTGGCATTAATTGTGTCATCGATAGGATTTAGAATGGCTGGCAATCCTTTACTCCCAGCTTTTACAAGTGCTGGACCACCATTCCCTGAAGTACAATGCATTGTACTTCCTGTCATATGTCCTGATTTACCCATATGTCCGGTCATAGCACCAATAGTCATAATTAATTGTGGTAAATTATCAGAATTTCTAGTTCTTGCAGATGCCATACCACATAAGATAGCAACCTTATTATTCTTACCAATAGTTAATGCTAATTGCTTAATTTCATTTTCGTTAACACCACAAATATCCGATGCCCATTTTGCATTTTTAGGTTGTTTATCATATGTTCCAAGAACATAATCTTTAAAATTATCTTCTTTTTTCATATTGTCTGGCATGTGATCCGCATCAAATCCAATAGTACATTTTGATAAGAAATCCCAATCTATAAGGGGCTGGTGTATTGGATCATCCATTACTAATAAAGAGTGTGCAACACCAAGTAATAATGCAGTATCTGTGGATGGACGTGTTGGTAGCCATTTGGCTTCAAGAAGGTTATGTGTTTCATTATACATTGGATCAATTGCAATAAATTGCGCACCTGCTTTCTTTGCTTGCAAGTAATTTAAGGTAGAACTACCCATCGCACTCCATGCTGGATTCATACTAATCATAACGATTGTGTCACAATTTCTTAAATCAAATCTATCATTAACAGTTTGATCCCAAACTCCCAATTGCATAAAACCAACTGTTGCAGGTGTTAAAGACCAACTTCCAAAAGAATTTGTATTCCAACATTCTGTATATCCACCAAAAAGTCCTAAAGTTCTTGAAATATCAGTAATGGCGCTATTCCATCCAGCAGATATTAAAATTGAATTATTACCAGATTCTTTTTTTGTTTTTTTTAATTCATCTGAAATATAATTGAATGCCTCATCCCAAGAGATTCTTTCCCATTCATCTTGACCACGTAAGTTTTTATCACCGCCACCAGGTTTCCAATGTTTTCTCTTCATTGGATATTTTAATCTATCAGCACCAAAAACCTGTTTTCGCTGGCTCCTACCACGTAAACATCCTCTTTGTTGTGGGAAATCAATACTATCTGAATGGGTGTCATCTGTTTTTTGTCTAATGACAATTCCTTCTTTTACTAGTGCTTTATTTACACATCTACCACCACAGTTATGCCAACAAGCTGCTGTAATCCATTGTCCCTCATCAATGTCCTTAGATACTTCTTTTGTAGATAATTTATTTATTAACGTATTATCAGAAGTTGCCACAGAAGTAGAAGCTGCTGTTAATGCAGCAGCTTTTAAAAAATCGCGCCTATTAAATTTTTTTTCATTTACACCAATGGAATCAACATAAGACATTTTTATCCTCCAAAACTAATTTTTTAGAATAATATTTAATAAAGAAAGTTATATCAATCTGAATATTGCGATTTTATAGAACACTAAAAGTTCATTTGAGAATAAATCTTTAGAACTGCAAGATAATATTAATTATACCCAAACTGCTAGTTGAACAGCAAGGCTTTTTTGTCATCACTAAGCTTCAAAAAGCAGTTGATAGCGTAAGTGTCAAACGAAGTGTAGAACTAGGCATATATTTTTAAAAACTATCCCTTTTGTTTAGGCTTTTAACAAAATTATACATGCAAAAAATTGCACTTCGCCTGATAGAAGATAAAAAAGTTATTGTAGTGATTGATGTTTTGTTCTTTTTGAAGTCTTTGAATGACTGCATTTTTAACACTTTCACATTCACAGACTATGACAACTTTATGTGGTTTTAGCAGGTTGTATTTCTCTGATAGGACTCTTTTTGAAATTGCAAAGACATGAACACATAATTGTTCAAATAGCCTTTTGACATCTTGACCGTTATGCTGCTCAAATAAATAAAGGTGCTTTTGACATCTTGACCGTTATGCTGCTCAAATAAATAAAGGTGCTTTTGACTGTCAGACGAAGTGCTAAACTCGTCAGTTGAAAATGTAATTTGAACGTTGCATTTTGATTTAAAACCTTAAGAAACCAAGTTAAATTGGTTAAACTCCATTTTCAAATTTCTGGAAAGGAGTTGAGTGTTAAAAAAAGGTGAAATTAAAATGATAAAGAAGTTTTTAGCTGAGGGTTTGAGTAAGAGTGCCATTGCACGAAAGTTAGGTATTTCAAGAGATACCGTAAGGCGTTACGCCAATCTTCCTGATGATTATGTTCCTCATATTAATCGACCTCCTGTCATCAATAGTGTTGATCCTTATCTACCGCATATTGCCAAGATGTTAGAGATGGCAGAAGCGACGAAAAGTGAAATCCCTTTAACGGTTATTTATGAAGAGATTAAGAAGCTAGGCTATGAGGGAAGTTTGCGTTGGTTGCAGCAAGTTATCCAAAGATATGAGTTAAGAAGTCGAGCCAAATTGGATGAACCTATCATTCGCTTTGAAACCAAACCTGCCCAACAGATGCAAGTCGATTGGATAGAGTTTCCAAAGGATAATTTATCAGCATTTGTGGCAACGATGGGATATTCTAGGGCTTCGTATGTGGAATATGTCAATAATGAGAAGATAGAGACGCTCATTGGATGCCATATGAATGCCTTTAGCTACTTTGGAGGTGTTCCAACGGAGTGTTTGTATGACAATATGAAAACGGTTATTTTAGGACGGAATAGTTATGGCAGAGGCAAACATAAACTCAATCCACTCTTTGAGGACTTTGCCAAACACTGTGGCTTTAGCATCAAAGTCTGCAAACCCTACCGTGCCAAGACCAAAGGAAAAGTAGAGAGATTTAACCATTATCTACGGTATAACTTTCATAATGGATTGATAGTGAGACTTTCTATGAAGCATTATGCATTAACGCTGGATAATGCGAATGCAGAAGTGCTCAAATGGTTGGATAATACCGCCAATAAACGCATCCACCAAACAACATTACAGATACCATTTGAATTATTAGCACAAGAGCAGCTGCAACTGCGTCCTGTGCCTAAAGCCTATCAAGGAATCCACCCTAAAGCTTTGATTGAAAGTGTAGCTAAAAAATATACGCCAATCAATTCATACCATGACATCGATAAGCTCTACATTCCCCATCGTGACATTCAATGCTACGATGAGTTTATCCCGATCGTTGCCAATATTATTCTTCCAGTTGGATTATACGGTGGTGCATTATGGAATTAATTGTATCCATTGAAGCACTCTGTAAAGAGCTGAATCTCTCCACCATTAGTACACACTATCATGAGATAGCAACAACAGCAGCCAAAGAGAATTGGCAGTATGTTCAGTTCCTTGAGGAACTCTTACGCCAAGAGGTGGATAATCGCTTAGGACGCTCCAAAAACACATTGACAAAGCTTGCAGGCTTCCCCGTTATTAAAACCCTAGAGCAATTTGATTACACTTTCTCAGTAGGCGTAAACAGAAAACAGATTGAAGAGTTATCCAATCTCACCTTTGTAAAGAAGCATGAGAATATCATCCTCTTAGGTGAAAGCGGTGTGGGTAAAACCCATCTGGCTATTGCTCTAGCATTAAGAGCTGTACAACATCGCTACAAAGTGAGATTTACCACCATCAGTGAACTCTTAAGCAGTGCCAATAGAGCTAAAAAAGAGAAAAAATACGATAGCTTTCTCAAATCCATCACAAGCCCATCGGTTCTTGTTATCGATGAGATTGGATACTTTAATATGAGTAAAGAAGAAGCTAATCACTTTTTTCAAATTATCTCTAAACGCTATGAAAAAAGCTCCACCATCTTTACATCAAATTTGGTATTCAGTAAATGGGTTCAAGTATTTGCAGGGGATAAAATCGTTACAACAGCTATTTTAGATAGAGTATTACATCACTCACATATCATCAATATTCAAGGAGACAGTTACCGACTTAAAGAGAAAAAACTAACAGGAGTTTTACACTCAGAAATCTATAAGTTTGAAGCTAAATCTTCAAACCTAGAAGGTCAAAATTCAGAGGTGGTTTAAGTTTCAATTCGCAACTTTCTTACATTAAAAACTGACGACTTCTGCGCTTCGCTTGACACTTTTTTTATAAGTAGTTTTTAAATAATCAAAAAAGCCTAGAATTGAACCCTCATTATTTAAAATTGTGAGAGAGTCGTATTTTTGACCATCACATGTAAAAGAAATATCCAACTTATCCTTGGCAACATCTACACCAACAAAAACAACTTTACGCATGGTAAATCCTTTTTTATGTATAATGTGTACTTCTTTATACTTGTAAACGTGATCTAGTCACTAGATTATTATTAAAAGTTAGTACACGAAAACCCCTATCTTCATTTAAAGCTTAAAGCCTAAGGTATAATTCGGGGTTAAACGTGTATATCGTGAGAATCAAGTAACTTTTAACACGAATAATTCAAAGAGTATTAAAAGGATGAATGACAAAAAGCATCTTACAAGGTATAATGGAAGATATTAAGGAGTGAAAATGAGCAATGCAAAAGAACCAATGACCGAATACGGTTACAAAAAATTAATGAATGAACTGAATGATCTTAAAAAAAAGCAACGACCGGAGACGGTTATTGAGCTTGATATTGCGAGAAGCCACGGCGATTTAAAAGAAAATGCGGAATACCATGCCGCGAAAGAGCGTTTAGCGTTTATTGATGGGCGTATTGGGGAACTCAGCGATCTTGTATCGCGCGCGCAAGTGATTGACCCAACCACGTATGAACATGAGAAAATTCGCTTTGGTTCGACCATTATGTTGGAAAATTTAGAAACCAACGAAGAGGTGACGTACACCATCGTGGGAAGTACGGAGAGCAATCCGGACCTAGGGCTCATTTCGTACTATTCACCTTTAGCGATTCAGTTAATGGGACGAGGAGAAGGTGAAGAAGTAACCATCAAACTGCCTTCAGGCAAACAAGTGTATGAGGTTTTAGAAGTCGCATACCGTGAGATCAATTTCGAGGGATAACATGGCAAAAATAGACGTAGCCATCATCGGCGCAAGCGGTTATACAGGCTTAGAGCTGATCAAAATTTTGATCAATCACCCCCATTTTAACATTAGCTACATCGCAACCACAGAAGGCGGCATCAAAGCGAGCGAATTGCATCCAAGTTTACTGGGCGTTTTCGAGCAAGAGGTTTTAAAAGCAGATGCTTCAGTCGTTGCCAAGCATGCTAAGCTCGCTTTTTTAGCGCTTCCGCATAAAGCGGCGATGGGGTTTGCGAAAGAGCTTTTGGGTTTACATGTAAAGGTAGTTGACCTTTCCGCGGATTATCGTTTGGAGTTAGAAGCGTATGAGAAACACTACTGTGAACATGAAGATAAAGAGCATTTAAAAGAGGCTATTTACGGGCTTCCTGAGATCAATCGTGCCAAAATCAAAGAGGCGAATCTGATTGCCAATCCAGGGTGTTATCCAACGGCTTCGATTTTGGGAATTTTACCGTTTTTGAGTTATCTTAAAAAAGATGCGCCCATCTTTATTGATGCAAAAAGTGGTGTGTCGGGTGCGGGTAAAAAACCGAGTGCGACAGCGCATTTTGTCACCATCAATGAAAATATCTTTGCCTACAATCCGCTCAAACATCGCCATGAGCCAGAGATTTCTGAAAAACTCCGACTTGTGAGTGGACATCCGTTTGAGGTGAATTTTGTACCGCATTTATTGCCTGTGAGTCGTGGCATGTTGGTAAGCTCGTATTTGCAAACCAATGAGGTGATTGACGCGAAAGCGATTCTTCAGGATTTTTATAAAAATGAACGTTTTGTACGTATCCGCGAAGTACCTGTGGATATTAAATCAACCGCAGGAACGAACTTTTGCGATATTTTTGTGAGCCAAAAAGGCAAATCCATTTTTGTCTCATCAAGCATCGACAACCTTTTACGGGGTGCGTCCGCCCAAGCGGTCGTGAATGCCAATCTGATGTGCGGCTTTGAAGAGTCCGCAGGAATCCCTATTATCGCCTATGTCCCCTAATCTTATCATCCAAGAAGGAGCGCTTTTTATTGCCGATGCGCATGATTCAGATGAGCGCTCTTTCTTCTTTGATTTCCTTTTACATGTAAAGCAAAATCCTCCACCCCAACTCTTTTTAATGGGCGATATGTTCGACCTTTTGGTGGGCAGTGTTGCGCATGGGGTTCAACAGTACCAACGCTATATTGATCTGATTGAGGCGCTTGGAAAAAGTTGTGAAGTTTACTATTTTGAGGGCAATCACGACTTTGATCTCTCCAAACTCTTTAACCATGTAAAAGTGATTCCGATTGAATCACAACCACTTACATGTAAACTTCCCAGTGGCAAAACCTGCTTGTTGTTGCATGGCGATAAGTATGGAACGCTTCTTAATCGCACGTATACCAAAATCATCCGCAATCAAAGTGTCTTAAAAATCCTTAATTATATTGATAAAAGAACAGGCGCTTCAATCTCAAAAAAGATCCAAAATGATCAACGCACGAAAAAATTGTGCAAGACCATCGAGCATTTTGCAACGCAAATACAACGCAAGC from Sulfurospirillum multivorans DSM 12446 carries:
- the istA gene encoding IS21 family transposase, whose amino-acid sequence is MIKKFLAEGLSKSAIARKLGISRDTVRRYANLPDDYVPHINRPPVINSVDPYLPHIAKMLEMAEATKSEIPLTVIYEEIKKLGYEGSLRWLQQVIQRYELRSRAKLDEPIIRFETKPAQQMQVDWIEFPKDNLSAFVATMGYSRASYVEYVNNEKIETLIGCHMNAFSYFGGVPTECLYDNMKTVILGRNSYGRGKHKLNPLFEDFAKHCGFSIKVCKPYRAKTKGKVERFNHYLRYNFHNGLIVRLSMKHYALTLDNANAEVLKWLDNTANKRIHQTTLQIPFELLAQEQLQLRPVPKAYQGIHPKALIESVAKKYTPINSYHDIDKLYIPHRDIQCYDEFIPIVANIILPVGLYGGALWN
- the argC gene encoding N-acetyl-gamma-glutamyl-phosphate reductase, with product MAKIDVAIIGASGYTGLELIKILINHPHFNISYIATTEGGIKASELHPSLLGVFEQEVLKADASVVAKHAKLAFLALPHKAAMGFAKELLGLHVKVVDLSADYRLELEAYEKHYCEHEDKEHLKEAIYGLPEINRAKIKEANLIANPGCYPTASILGILPFLSYLKKDAPIFIDAKSGVSGAGKKPSATAHFVTINENIFAYNPLKHRHEPEISEKLRLVSGHPFEVNFVPHLLPVSRGMLVSSYLQTNEVIDAKAILQDFYKNERFVRIREVPVDIKSTAGTNFCDIFVSQKGKSIFVSSSIDNLLRGASAQAVVNANLMCGFEESAGIPIIAYVP
- the istB gene encoding IS21-like element helper ATPase IstB, which gives rise to MELIVSIEALCKELNLSTISTHYHEIATTAAKENWQYVQFLEELLRQEVDNRLGRSKNTLTKLAGFPVIKTLEQFDYTFSVGVNRKQIEELSNLTFVKKHENIILLGESGVGKTHLAIALALRAVQHRYKVRFTTISELLSSANRAKKEKKYDSFLKSITSPSVLVIDEIGYFNMSKEEANHFFQIISKRYEKSSTIFTSNLVFSKWVQVFAGDKIVTTAILDRVLHHSHIINIQGDSYRLKEKKLTGVLHSEIYKFEAKSSNLEGQNSEVV
- the greA gene encoding transcription elongation factor GreA produces the protein MSNAKEPMTEYGYKKLMNELNDLKKKQRPETVIELDIARSHGDLKENAEYHAAKERLAFIDGRIGELSDLVSRAQVIDPTTYEHEKIRFGSTIMLENLETNEEVTYTIVGSTESNPDLGLISYYSPLAIQLMGRGEGEEVTIKLPSGKQVYEVLEVAYREINFEG
- a CDS encoding UDP-2,3-diacylglucosamine diphosphatase: MSPNLIIQEGALFIADAHDSDERSFFFDFLLHVKQNPPPQLFLMGDMFDLLVGSVAHGVQQYQRYIDLIEALGKSCEVYYFEGNHDFDLSKLFNHVKVIPIESQPLTCKLPSGKTCLLLHGDKYGTLLNRTYTKIIRNQSVLKILNYIDKRTGASISKKIQNDQRTKKLCKTIEHFATQIQRKLHFYPQTDVIAEGHYHQNVDFMVSGVHYVNFSSFACDQSYFSVQSSSETEFAQKQLRGCNG
- a CDS encoding molybdopterin-dependent oxidoreductase; the encoded protein is MSYVDSIGVNEKKFNRRDFLKAAALTAASTSVATSDNTLINKLSTKEVSKDIDEGQWITAACWHNCGGRCVNKALVKEGIVIRQKTDDTHSDSIDFPQQRGCLRGRSQRKQVFGADRLKYPMKRKHWKPGGGDKNLRGQDEWERISWDEAFNYISDELKKTKKESGNNSILISAGWNSAITDISRTLGLFGGYTECWNTNSFGSWSLTPATVGFMQLGVWDQTVNDRFDLRNCDTIVMISMNPAWSAMGSSTLNYLQAKKAGAQFIAIDPMYNETHNLLEAKWLPTRPSTDTALLLGVAHSLLVMDDPIHQPLIDWDFLSKCTIGFDADHMPDNMKKEDNFKDYVLGTYDKQPKNAKWASDICGVNENEIKQLALTIGKNNKVAILCGMASARTRNSDNLPQLIMTIGAMTGHMGKSGHMTGSTMHCTSGNGGPALVKAGSKGLPAILNPIDDTINANELWNAILDGKYTFTGQGSFASPTQYSKGELRNINIKVIYHAASALLQTNDGMARGIEAHKKVDLVVAHGQFLTTNAKYADIVLPIITPWEQFGGFLGGNLIHSGNREMIIHYSQVTNPLYEAKSEQWIAKELAKKLGISEKDVYPFDEKQQYFNELTTIQVVNDDGKTYSPLVTITEEDIKELGVIGKTQKGKISYKKFKENGVYQVERFQGDNFGYIAYEKFRKNPDAYPLTTQTGKLEICSPTLAQKVNRMGFSTIKAIPTYINVKDGYVDTFENWQKKKKGKYPFQLITPHYLRRSHSVFDNIKWLQEAWKNPIFINAYDAKIKNLQDGDTVLVENEYGKVLRNALVTECLMPGVVALPHGAWSDVDPKTGIDKGGADNTLSGQFATGQGVSGYNSCIVNISKFNDQLINDVKKPQRIVL